From one Enterobacter kobei genomic stretch:
- a CDS encoding cupin domain-containing protein: MFIFHKETQLDDLGNGVTRRILAHDGKMMAVEVNFEEGAVGPLHNHPHEQLTYVLSGEFEFTIGDEKHIVSKGDTLYKKPHVMHGCVCLKAGTLLDTFTPVREDFLKS, encoded by the coding sequence ATGTTTATTTTCCATAAAGAGACTCAGCTTGACGATTTGGGCAACGGCGTCACCCGTCGCATTCTTGCTCATGACGGTAAAATGATGGCAGTAGAAGTCAATTTCGAAGAGGGCGCTGTCGGCCCGCTTCATAACCATCCTCATGAACAATTGACCTATGTGCTCTCCGGTGAGTTTGAATTTACCATCGGTGATGAGAAACATATCGTCAGCAAAGGGGATACACTTTACAAGAAACCGCACGTAATGCACGGCTGCGTGTGTCTGAAGGCCGGTACGCTGCTCGACACCTTTACGCCGGTGCGCGAAGATTTTCTGAAAAGCTGA
- a CDS encoding aspartate/glutamate racemase: protein MKTIGLLGGMSWESTIPYYRLINEGVKARLGGLHSASLLLHSVDFHEIEACQANGEWHKAGVMLAEAAAGLERAGAQGIVLCTNTMHKVAGQIEDRCQVPFLHIADATARAIQRAGLKSVALLGTRYTMEQEFYRGRLAHNFGIETTVPDPDDRERVNQIIFDELCLGTFSEPSRDYFLGLIARMAAEGAQGVIFGCTEIDLLVPASQCPIPVFDTAALHAADAVEFMLS, encoded by the coding sequence ATGAAAACGATAGGCTTGCTTGGCGGCATGAGCTGGGAATCTACCATTCCCTATTACCGCTTAATTAACGAAGGCGTAAAAGCCCGTTTGGGGGGACTGCACTCGGCGAGTCTGCTGCTGCACAGCGTCGACTTTCATGAGATCGAAGCCTGTCAGGCTAACGGCGAATGGCATAAAGCTGGCGTGATGCTGGCGGAAGCGGCGGCAGGGCTTGAGCGTGCCGGGGCGCAGGGCATTGTGCTCTGTACCAACACCATGCATAAAGTGGCGGGCCAGATTGAAGACCGCTGCCAGGTGCCGTTTTTACATATCGCCGATGCTACCGCGCGGGCGATCCAGCGCGCCGGGCTGAAGTCAGTGGCGCTGCTGGGTACCCGTTACACCATGGAGCAGGAGTTTTACCGGGGCCGACTGGCGCACAACTTTGGCATCGAAACCACGGTGCCGGATCCCGACGATCGCGAACGGGTGAATCAGATCATCTTTGATGAGCTTTGCCTCGGCACCTTCAGCGAGCCGTCCCGGGACTATTTCCTCGGGCTGATCGCGCGGATGGCGGCGGAAGGGGCGCAGGGGGTGATTTTTGGCTGCACCGAAATCGACCTGCTGGTGCCTGCCAGCCAGTGTCCGATCCCGGTATTTGACACTGCCGCCCTGCATGCTGCCGATGCAGTGGAGTTTATGCTCTCTTAA
- a CDS encoding LysR family transcriptional regulator, giving the protein MPAVNLRHIEIFHAVMTAGNLTEAARLLQTSQPTVSRELARFEKVIGLTLFERTRGRLHPTVQGLRLFEEVQRSWYGLDRIVSAAESLREFRQGELSVVCLPVFSQSFLPLLLQPFLARYPEVSLNIVPQESPLLEEWLSAQRHDLGLTETLSTPAGTERTPLLTLNEVCVLPQDHPLAHKTVLTPEDFQGENYISLSRTDSYRQLLDALFAEHQVKRRMVVETHSAASVCAMVRAGAGVSVVNPLTALDYAASGVVVRRFSIDVPFTVSLIRPLHRPASALVETFARHLQSSMPRITRPLDAVLARP; this is encoded by the coding sequence ATGCCCGCCGTTAACCTGCGCCATATCGAAATTTTTCACGCCGTAATGACCGCCGGTAACCTGACCGAGGCCGCGCGCCTGTTGCAGACGTCGCAGCCTACCGTCAGCCGTGAACTGGCGCGCTTTGAAAAGGTGATTGGCCTGACGCTGTTCGAGCGTACGCGGGGCCGCCTGCATCCCACGGTGCAGGGGTTGCGCTTGTTCGAGGAAGTGCAGCGCTCGTGGTACGGGCTGGACCGCATCGTCAGCGCCGCTGAAAGCCTGCGTGAATTTCGTCAGGGGGAGCTGTCGGTCGTGTGTCTGCCGGTCTTTTCCCAGTCGTTTTTGCCGCTGCTGCTGCAACCTTTTCTGGCGCGTTACCCTGAGGTCAGCCTGAACATCGTGCCGCAGGAGTCGCCGCTGTTGGAGGAGTGGCTGTCGGCCCAGCGTCACGATCTGGGGCTAACGGAGACGCTGAGCACGCCCGCCGGCACCGAGCGCACGCCGCTGCTGACGCTCAACGAAGTCTGCGTGCTGCCGCAGGATCACCCGCTGGCGCATAAAACCGTGCTGACGCCGGAGGACTTTCAGGGGGAAAACTACATCAGCCTGTCGCGTACCGACAGCTATCGTCAGCTGCTGGATGCGCTTTTCGCGGAGCATCAGGTGAAACGGCGGATGGTGGTGGAAACGCACAGCGCGGCATCGGTGTGCGCGATGGTACGGGCAGGCGCAGGGGTGTCGGTGGTGAATCCGCTGACGGCGCTGGATTACGCCGCCAGCGGCGTGGTAGTCAGGCGTTTCAGCATTGACGTGCCATTTACCGTCAGCCTGATCCGCCCGCTGCACCGCCCCGCCTCAGCGCTGGTAGAAACCTTTGCGCGGCATCTGCAATCCTCGATGCCACGCATCACCAGACCGCTGGATGCGGTGCTGGCGCGGCCTTAA
- the lysA gene encoding diaminopimelate decarboxylase: MPRSLHRTDTALNAANLLALPAQYGCPVWVYDAQIIREKIAQLSQFDVVRFAQKACSNVHILRLMRELGVKVDSVSLGEIERALVAGYEPQTHPDDVVFTADVIDAPTLARVHELHIPVNAGSVDMLRQLGEVSPGHRVWLRVNPGFGHGHSQKTNTGGENSKHGIWYSDLPAALEVIQRYQLKLVGLHMHIGSGVDYAHLEQVCGAMVRQVIEFGQDLEAISAGGGLSIPYREGEEAIDTSHYYALWNRAREQIAAHLGHPVKLEIEPGRFLVAESGVLVAQVRSVKAMGSRHFVLIDAGFNDLMRPSMYGSYHHITALAADGRDLTHAPLIDTVVAGPLCESGDVFTQQEGGKVEARALPAVVPGDYLVLHDTGAYGASMSSNYNSRPLLPEVLFDGGESRLIRRRQTIDELLALELL; encoded by the coding sequence ATGCCACGCTCGCTACACCGCACCGACACCGCCCTTAACGCCGCCAATTTACTGGCGCTGCCCGCGCAGTATGGCTGCCCGGTCTGGGTCTACGATGCGCAGATCATCCGCGAAAAAATTGCCCAGCTTAGCCAGTTCGACGTGGTGCGTTTTGCGCAGAAAGCCTGCTCCAACGTGCACATTCTGCGTCTGATGCGTGAACTGGGCGTGAAAGTGGATTCTGTGTCGCTGGGTGAAATTGAACGCGCGCTGGTGGCGGGTTACGAGCCGCAGACGCATCCCGATGACGTGGTGTTTACCGCTGATGTTATCGACGCCCCGACGCTGGCCCGCGTGCATGAACTGCACATCCCGGTGAACGCCGGTTCGGTGGATATGTTGCGTCAGTTGGGGGAAGTCTCGCCAGGGCATCGCGTCTGGCTGCGGGTGAATCCCGGCTTCGGTCACGGCCACAGCCAGAAAACCAACACCGGCGGTGAAAACAGTAAACACGGTATCTGGTACAGCGATCTGCCTGCGGCGCTGGAAGTGATCCAGCGTTATCAACTGAAACTGGTCGGTCTGCATATGCATATCGGTTCTGGCGTGGACTATGCGCATCTGGAGCAGGTATGCGGCGCGATGGTGCGCCAGGTGATTGAATTCGGGCAGGATCTGGAGGCGATCTCCGCCGGTGGCGGCCTGTCGATCCCCTATCGTGAAGGGGAAGAGGCCATTGATACCAGCCACTACTATGCACTGTGGAACCGCGCCCGGGAGCAGATCGCCGCCCATCTCGGGCATCCGGTGAAACTTGAGATCGAACCGGGGCGTTTCCTGGTGGCAGAATCCGGCGTGCTGGTGGCCCAGGTGCGCAGCGTGAAAGCGATGGGCAGCCGCCACTTTGTACTGATCGACGCCGGTTTTAACGATCTGATGCGTCCGTCCATGTACGGCAGCTACCATCACATCACGGCGCTTGCCGCAGATGGCCGCGATTTAACCCACGCGCCGCTCATTGATACCGTGGTGGCCGGGCCGCTGTGCGAATCCGGAGACGTATTCACCCAGCAGGAGGGCGGCAAAGTGGAAGCTCGCGCGCTGCCCGCCGTGGTGCCAGGGGATTATCTGGTGCTGCACGATACCGGCGCGTACGGAGCCTCGATGTCCTCTAATTACAACAGCCGTCCGCTGCTGCCGGAAGTGCTGTTCGATGGCGGTGAGTCGCGTCTGATCCGCCGCCGTCAGACCATCGACGAACTGCTGGCGCTGGAATTACTTTAA
- a CDS encoding LacI family DNA-binding transcriptional regulator — protein sequence MATMLDVSRRAGVSKATVSRVLNGTGQVKDSTRQQVFKAMEELGYRPNFLAQSLANRTSNSIGLVVSTFDGFYFGRLLQQASRQTETHGKQLIVTDGHDTPEREEEAVQMLADRRCDAIVLYTRFMREKAIMALIDRIPMPLIVINRDVSQARDKCVFFEQQDAAFKAVEYLISQGHRDIGCITVPIHTPTGKARLMGYRKALEKHGIRWDTAKVRYGDAGMTSGYEQCRALLQEGIAFSALFACNDDMALGASKAIHQAGLRIPQDISLFGFDDAPSARWLEPGLSTVCLPIDIMITTAIDQAMRLAAEQSIETIPPFTGTLVLRDSVAPGPHFKSLK from the coding sequence ATGGCAACAATGCTGGATGTTTCACGGCGCGCGGGCGTCTCGAAGGCGACGGTTTCCCGCGTGCTCAACGGTACAGGTCAGGTAAAAGACAGCACCCGGCAGCAGGTATTTAAGGCGATGGAGGAGCTGGGCTACCGGCCTAATTTTCTTGCTCAGTCGCTGGCGAACCGCACCAGCAACAGTATTGGTCTGGTGGTCTCGACCTTTGACGGCTTCTATTTTGGTCGCCTGTTACAGCAGGCCTCCCGCCAGACGGAAACCCACGGCAAGCAGCTGATTGTCACCGACGGGCACGATACGCCGGAGCGGGAAGAAGAAGCGGTACAGATGCTGGCGGACCGGCGTTGCGACGCCATTGTTCTCTACACGCGCTTTATGCGCGAAAAAGCCATTATGGCGCTGATCGATCGCATCCCGATGCCGCTGATTGTGATCAACCGCGACGTCAGCCAGGCGCGGGATAAATGCGTATTTTTCGAGCAGCAGGATGCGGCATTTAAGGCGGTGGAGTATCTGATTTCTCAGGGCCATCGTGATATCGGCTGCATCACCGTGCCGATCCACACCCCAACCGGGAAAGCGCGGCTGATGGGCTATCGCAAAGCGCTGGAAAAACACGGGATACGCTGGGATACGGCGAAAGTCAGGTATGGCGATGCGGGCATGACCAGCGGCTATGAGCAGTGTCGGGCGCTGTTGCAGGAAGGCATCGCTTTCAGCGCACTCTTTGCCTGTAACGATGATATGGCGCTCGGTGCATCAAAGGCGATCCACCAGGCCGGGCTGCGTATTCCGCAGGATATTTCGCTGTTTGGTTTTGATGATGCCCCCAGCGCCCGATGGCTGGAGCCGGGGCTGTCGACGGTCTGTCTGCCTATCGACATCATGATCACCACCGCCATTGACCAGGCGATGCGGCTGGCGGCGGAACAGTCCATTGAAACTATCCCGCCCTTTACCGGCACGCTGGTGCTACGCGATTCGGTGGCACCCGGCCCGCATTTTAAATCCTTAAAGTAA
- a CDS encoding PTS sugar transporter subunit IIC: MALQDKLIDSLGSFATTFNSYRYIMAIKSAFITLMPVIIVGAFSVLISNMVLDPKNGLASFQALSFLAALKPITSAINYATLNFLNIGAVFLIGLELGRINGIKSLFPGLLAVICFICVTPTTVEMLVDGEMHVVKDVLLRQFSDTRSLFLGMFIAILSVEIYCWLEGRKGLKIKMPDTVPPNVAASFSALIPAIITTTAIATFGFVFHQITGMYLYDAIYQVVQQPLERVVQSLPGILLLMFVAQLFWVIGIHGNQMIKPIREPLLLGAITVNMSAFEQGKEVPNIITMPFWDVYMSIGGSGLTIGLLIAVMIATKRKEMREIAKLSIGPGLFNINEPVIFGMPIMLNPILAIPFIITPLVTGSIGYFATVTGFAGKAVVMVPWTTPPLINAWLSTAGSMGAVITQFICIITAVIIYLPFVKIASRRAEQAQLKAEATELAKNA; encoded by the coding sequence ATGGCTTTACAGGATAAGCTCATTGATTCTCTGGGTAGTTTCGCGACAACGTTCAACAGTTATCGCTATATTATGGCGATTAAATCCGCCTTTATTACCCTGATGCCGGTCATTATTGTCGGTGCGTTTTCAGTATTGATTTCCAATATGGTGCTGGATCCGAAAAACGGTCTCGCCAGTTTTCAGGCGCTGTCGTTTCTGGCGGCGTTAAAACCCATTACCAGCGCCATTAATTACGCCACGCTCAATTTCTTAAATATTGGCGCGGTCTTTTTAATTGGTCTCGAATTAGGGCGTATCAACGGTATTAAATCACTGTTCCCTGGCCTGCTGGCGGTGATTTGTTTTATTTGCGTGACGCCAACTACCGTAGAAATGCTGGTGGATGGCGAAATGCATGTGGTGAAAGACGTGCTGCTGCGTCAGTTCTCGGACACCCGCAGTCTGTTCCTCGGTATGTTTATCGCCATTCTGTCTGTGGAAATTTATTGCTGGCTGGAAGGGCGCAAGGGGCTGAAGATCAAAATGCCCGATACCGTGCCGCCTAACGTCGCGGCGTCGTTCTCGGCACTGATCCCGGCGATCATTACCACTACCGCCATTGCCACCTTTGGTTTTGTCTTCCACCAGATCACCGGCATGTACCTCTACGACGCCATCTATCAGGTAGTACAGCAGCCGCTGGAGCGCGTGGTACAGAGCCTGCCTGGGATCCTGCTGCTGATGTTCGTGGCGCAGCTGTTCTGGGTGATCGGTATTCATGGCAACCAGATGATCAAGCCGATCCGCGAGCCGCTGCTGCTGGGGGCGATCACCGTCAACATGAGCGCCTTTGAGCAGGGCAAAGAAGTGCCGAATATCATCACCATGCCGTTCTGGGATGTGTATATGAGCATCGGCGGCTCCGGGCTGACCATCGGCCTGCTCATTGCCGTGATGATCGCCACCAAACGCAAAGAGATGCGCGAGATCGCCAAGCTCTCTATCGGCCCTGGCCTGTTTAACATCAACGAGCCGGTGATTTTCGGTATGCCGATCATGCTTAACCCGATCCTCGCCATCCCGTTCATCATCACGCCGCTGGTCACTGGCTCTATTGGCTATTTCGCCACCGTCACCGGTTTTGCCGGTAAAGCGGTGGTGATGGTGCCCTGGACCACGCCGCCGCTGATCAACGCCTGGCTGTCGACCGCCGGATCGATGGGCGCGGTGATCACCCAGTTTATCTGCATCATTACCGCCGTCATTATCTATCTGCCCTTTGTGAAGATCGCCTCACGCCGCGCGGAACAGGCGCAGCTGAAAGCGGAAGCAACGGAACTGGCGAAAAACGCCTGA
- a CDS encoding glycoside hydrolase family 1 protein produces the protein MSTKTISIPPSFILGAAASAWQTEGWSGKKAGQDSWPDLWYKNDRHVWHEGYGPAVATDFHHRFREDVQLMKAAGLTHYRTSINWSRFFTDYEKGVVDEEYAARYDELFAEMHRNGIEPMICLEHYELPGYLLENYGGWASKKVVEFFLLYAEKVFARYHTQVTRWFTFNEPIVVQTRVYLDALRWPYEQNTGTWMQWNHHKNLATAKVVKLFREQGYKGSVGCILNPEVTYPRSCAPHDVRAAEMYDLFYNRVFLDPLVKGHYPPELFSLLEQHQVAWEFSEEELAIIRDNTVDELGINLYYPHRVKAPSRAWHPDTPFHPAFYYEPFELPGRRMNKSRGWEIYPQIIYDMAMRIKNEYGNIPWFVAESGMGIENEGQFRNADGVIEDDYRIAFISEHLYQTLRAREDGANCQGYMLWAFTDNVSPMNAFKNRYGLIEIDLQNNRNRRAKKSASWYRRLREERTLTLTLDDEWK, from the coding sequence ATGAGTACGAAAACCATTTCTATCCCGCCGTCATTTATCCTCGGGGCGGCGGCCTCCGCCTGGCAAACCGAAGGCTGGAGCGGTAAAAAAGCCGGTCAGGATTCCTGGCCGGATCTCTGGTACAAAAACGACCGCCACGTCTGGCACGAGGGCTACGGCCCGGCGGTCGCCACCGATTTTCATCATCGCTTCCGTGAAGATGTGCAGCTGATGAAAGCGGCCGGGCTGACCCATTACCGCACCTCGATCAACTGGTCGCGCTTTTTCACGGACTATGAAAAGGGCGTGGTGGATGAAGAGTACGCCGCCAGGTACGACGAACTGTTTGCTGAAATGCACCGTAACGGCATTGAGCCGATGATCTGCCTTGAGCATTACGAGTTGCCCGGTTATTTGCTGGAAAACTACGGCGGCTGGGCGTCCAAAAAAGTCGTGGAGTTTTTCCTGCTGTATGCGGAAAAGGTTTTTGCCCGCTATCACACACAGGTCACGCGCTGGTTCACTTTTAATGAGCCGATTGTGGTGCAGACGCGCGTCTATCTGGATGCGCTACGCTGGCCCTATGAGCAGAACACCGGCACCTGGATGCAGTGGAACCACCACAAAAACCTCGCCACCGCGAAAGTGGTGAAGCTGTTTCGTGAGCAGGGGTATAAGGGCAGCGTCGGCTGTATTCTTAATCCGGAAGTGACCTACCCGCGGTCCTGCGCGCCCCACGATGTGCGGGCCGCTGAAATGTACGATCTGTTCTACAACCGTGTGTTTCTCGATCCGTTAGTAAAAGGTCACTATCCGCCGGAACTGTTCAGCCTGCTGGAACAGCACCAGGTAGCATGGGAGTTCAGCGAGGAGGAGCTGGCGATCATCCGCGATAATACCGTCGATGAACTGGGGATTAACCTCTATTACCCGCATCGCGTCAAAGCGCCGTCCCGCGCCTGGCATCCGGACACCCCGTTCCATCCCGCCTTCTATTACGAGCCCTTTGAATTACCGGGACGGCGGATGAACAAATCCCGTGGCTGGGAAATTTACCCGCAAATTATTTATGACATGGCAATGCGCATTAAAAACGAGTACGGCAATATTCCGTGGTTCGTTGCCGAAAGCGGCATGGGCATTGAGAACGAAGGGCAGTTCCGCAATGCCGATGGGGTGATAGAAGACGACTATCGCATCGCCTTTATCAGCGAACATCTTTACCAGACGTTGCGCGCCAGGGAAGATGGCGCTAACTGTCAGGGCTATATGCTGTGGGCCTTCACCGATAACGTCTCGCCAATGAACGCCTTTAAAAATCGCTATGGTTTAATTGAGATCGATCTGCAAAATAACCGCAACCGGCGCGCCAAAAAATCCGCCTCATGGTACCGTCGGTTACGCGAGGAGCGCACGCTCACGCTGACTCTCGACGATGAATGGAAATAG
- a CDS encoding GntR family transcriptional regulator, protein MEKAVVVTEKKQYQEIGDDLRTQIIQGHYPVGSRLPPERNIAETYGVSRTIVREALLMLELQGTVDIRQGSGVYVMRIPQEHENEEERFLSSDVGPFEILQARQLLESNIAAFAAKMATRADIDNLRRILEQEQRAIAMNDNAQDNSKMFHLVLAGASQNQMLLGTVESIWHHMDSSPLWQQFNVHIASRAYRLKWLGDRQTLLAALRRRDVMGAWQAMWQHLENVKTSLLELSDEDAPDFDGYLFESVPLFQGKLM, encoded by the coding sequence GTGGAAAAAGCAGTCGTAGTGACGGAGAAAAAACAGTACCAGGAGATAGGTGACGATCTGCGTACGCAGATTATCCAGGGACACTACCCGGTTGGCTCGCGTCTGCCGCCGGAGCGAAATATTGCCGAAACTTACGGCGTCAGCCGCACTATCGTGCGCGAGGCGCTGCTGATGCTGGAGCTACAGGGCACGGTGGACATCCGCCAGGGGTCCGGCGTGTACGTGATGCGCATCCCGCAGGAGCACGAAAACGAGGAAGAGCGCTTCTTAAGCAGCGATGTCGGGCCTTTTGAGATCCTCCAGGCGCGGCAGCTGCTGGAGAGCAACATTGCCGCTTTTGCTGCGAAAATGGCTACCCGCGCCGATATCGACAACCTGCGACGCATCCTGGAGCAGGAGCAGCGCGCCATCGCCATGAATGACAACGCGCAGGACAACAGCAAAATGTTCCACCTCGTGCTGGCGGGTGCCTCGCAAAATCAGATGCTACTGGGCACGGTGGAAAGTATCTGGCATCACATGGACAGCAGCCCGCTGTGGCAGCAGTTTAACGTGCATATTGCCAGCCGGGCGTATCGTCTGAAATGGCTGGGCGATCGGCAAACGCTGCTGGCGGCGCTGCGCCGTCGCGATGTGATGGGAGCGTGGCAGGCAATGTGGCAGCATCTGGAAAATGTCAAAACAAGCTTGCTGGAGCTGTCGGATGAAGACGCACCGGACTTTGACGGCTATTTGTTCGAATCCGTACCGCTATTCCAGGGAAAATTAATGTGA
- a CDS encoding GNAT family N-acetyltransferase, producing MTIRPLYEVPQFAGQVIDWQWRAFGDGLPRAFFASIVEHSQREGELPLTFVATDGERLLGTVGLWRCDLISRQDLWPWLAALYVDEAARGQGLAGALQQQVIDYARGQGYPQLYLWSACRDFYERYGWQYIGDGLEYPDKTVHLYRYTL from the coding sequence GTGACCATCCGGCCGCTTTACGAGGTACCGCAGTTTGCCGGACAGGTGATCGACTGGCAGTGGCGCGCCTTTGGCGACGGGCTACCGCGGGCATTTTTTGCCAGCATCGTGGAGCACAGCCAGCGTGAGGGCGAACTGCCGCTGACCTTTGTGGCGACGGACGGTGAGCGGTTACTGGGTACGGTGGGATTGTGGCGCTGTGACTTGATCAGCCGTCAGGATCTGTGGCCATGGCTGGCGGCGCTGTATGTGGATGAGGCCGCGCGCGGGCAGGGGCTGGCTGGCGCTCTGCAACAGCAGGTTATAGATTACGCCCGTGGGCAGGGCTATCCGCAGCTGTATCTCTGGTCGGCGTGCCGGGATTTCTACGAGCGCTACGGCTGGCAGTACATCGGTGACGGCCTGGAATACCCGGATAAAACCGTGCACCTGTACCGCTATACGCTTTAG
- the galR gene encoding HTH-type transcriptional regulator GalR, giving the protein MATIKDVARLAGVSVATVSRVINHSPKASESSRLAVQGAMESLNYHPNANARALAQQSTETVGLVVGDVSDPFFGSMVKAVEQVAYHTGNFLLIGNGYHNEHKERQAIEQLIRHRCAALVVHAKMIPDADLAALMEQMPGMVLINRIVPGFETRCVALDDRYGAWLATRHLIQQGHTKIGYLCSNHAISDAEDRLQGYYDALRENGLPCNDRLVTWAEPDESGGEQAMTELLGRGKNFTAVACYNDSMAAGAMGVLNDNGIEVPGEISLIGFDDILISRYVRPRLTTVRYPIVTMATQAAELALALAENRPLPDITHVFNPTLVRRHSVGMLQQET; this is encoded by the coding sequence ATGGCGACGATAAAGGATGTAGCCCGGCTTGCAGGTGTTTCTGTTGCCACGGTGTCACGCGTGATCAACCACTCTCCGAAAGCCAGCGAATCGTCGCGCCTCGCGGTGCAGGGCGCTATGGAATCCCTTAATTATCATCCGAATGCCAATGCCCGTGCGCTGGCACAGCAGTCGACGGAAACCGTCGGTCTGGTAGTGGGTGATGTGTCCGATCCCTTCTTTGGCTCGATGGTGAAAGCCGTGGAACAGGTGGCCTATCACACCGGCAATTTCCTGCTAATCGGTAACGGCTACCATAACGAACACAAAGAGCGTCAGGCTATTGAGCAGCTGATCCGCCATCGCTGTGCGGCGCTGGTGGTGCACGCCAAAATGATCCCCGATGCCGATCTCGCTGCGCTGATGGAACAGATGCCGGGCATGGTGCTCATCAACCGTATCGTGCCAGGCTTTGAAACGCGCTGCGTGGCGCTGGATGACCGCTACGGCGCCTGGCTGGCGACCCGCCATCTGATCCAGCAGGGGCACACGAAAATCGGCTATCTGTGCTCTAATCACGCCATTTCGGATGCGGAAGATCGCCTTCAGGGCTATTACGATGCGCTGCGGGAAAATGGTCTGCCGTGCAACGATCGTTTAGTCACCTGGGCTGAGCCTGACGAGAGCGGCGGCGAACAGGCGATGACCGAGCTGCTGGGGCGCGGCAAAAACTTTACCGCCGTGGCCTGTTATAACGACTCCATGGCGGCCGGGGCGATGGGCGTGTTAAACGATAACGGCATTGAAGTGCCGGGAGAGATTTCGCTGATCGGCTTTGATGACATTCTGATTTCCCGCTACGTGCGCCCGCGCCTGACCACCGTCCGCTACCCGATTGTCACCATGGCGACTCAGGCTGCCGAACTGGCGCTGGCGCTGGCGGAAAACCGTCCGTTGCCGGACATCACCCACGTCTTTAACCCGACGCTGGTGCGTCGGCACTCGGTCGGCATGTTGCAGCAGGAAACCTAA